From Zingiber officinale cultivar Zhangliang chromosome 5B, Zo_v1.1, whole genome shotgun sequence, the proteins below share one genomic window:
- the LOC121984061 gene encoding holotricin-3-like, which produces MKTPSLLLFSLFLLAAAAAAAFAARDFQAELSKNKGHGGGGGGGGYAGSIPGFGSVPGGVFGPGNGGGGGGGFNIPGMGGGWGAGYGGPSGGYSRGGVVRPSVVCSDRGPCYKKRLTCPAKCFSSYSHSGKGYGGGGGGGGCTIDCKKRCVAYC; this is translated from the coding sequence ATGAAGACGCcctccctcctcctcttctccctcttcctcctcgcCGCCGCTGCCGCCGCCGCCTTCGCGGCCCGCGATTTCCAAGCCGAGCTTTCCAAGAACAAGGGGCACGGCGGCGGTGGAGGAGGCGGTGGCTACGCGGGCAGCATCCCTGGATTCGGCTCCGTCCCTGGTGGGGTCTTCGGCCCCGgaaacggcggcggcggcggcggggggTTCAACATCCCCGGCATGGGCGGCGGGTGGGGCGCGGGCTACGGCGGCCCTTCCGGCGGGTACTCCCGCGGCGGCGTGGTGCGGCCCTCCGTCGTCTGCTCCGACCGCGGACCGTGCTACAAGAAGCGGCTGACCTGCCCGGCCAAGTGCTTCAGCTCCTACAGCCACTCCGGAAAGGggtacggcggcggcggcggaggcggcgGCTGCACCATCGACTGCAAGAAACGATGCGTCGCGTACTGTTGA
- the LOC121986479 gene encoding U-box domain-containing protein 4-like: protein MASQLHAQIQDLLNDLHGIDQKVENYDIISIRSRTRGRPFVSENLTDSLVDFKLRELASVGAGPSRSANSSAKHEELLEISRGFSDCSSFGSDISDELQRLASFSISEVPRSIVASNVEGFEESGLSTSSESLEYASVEGVEPVVRACVERLRSVSVEAKREAAARIRLLAKHRSNFRSLIGPSGAISALVPLLRSTDPAAQENAATALLNLSLEEANKRHIAAAGAIKPLVYALRTGTASAKQNATCALLNISMIEENRATIGACGAIPPFACYLIYIEKKWS from the exons ATGGCTAGCCAACTTCACGCGCAGATTCAGGATCTACTGAATGATCTCCATGGAATCGATCAAAAGGTAGAAAACTATGACATAATCAG CATAAGGTCGAGAACAAGAGGGCGTCCTTTTGTCTCCGAAAACCTAACCGACTCACTCGTCGATTTCAAGCTACGGGAGCTTGCCTCCGTCGGAGCGGGACCTTCTCGCTCTGCCAATTCCAGCGCCAAGCACGAGGAGCTTCTCGAAATCTCTAGGGGCTTCTCTGACTGCTCCAGCTTTGGCTCTGACATCTCCGACGAGCTCCAGAGGCTGGCCTCCTTTTCCATATCTGAGGTGCCGCGGAGCATTGTGGCATCCAACGTCGAAGGTTTCGAGGAATCCGGGCTCAGCACATCGTCGGAGAGCCTAGAGTACGCGTCGGTGGAGGGCGTCGAGCCGGTGGTGCGCGCTTGCGTGGAGCGTCTGAGGTCGGTGTCAGTGGAGGCTAAGCGGGAGGCTGCAGCGAGGATCCGGCTCCTAGCGAAGCACCGGTCGAATTTCCGGTCGCTGATCGGGCCGTCGGGGGCGATCTCGGCCCTAGTCCCGCTGCTGCGCAGCACGGATCCGGCTGCGCAAGAGAATGCGGCGACGGCGCTGCTTAACCTTTCGCTAGAGGAGGCCAACAAGAGGCACATAGCGGCGGCGGGCGCGATCAAGCCGCTGGTGTACGCCCTGCGGACAGGGACAGCCTCTGCGAAGCAGAACGCTACGTGCGCGTTGCTGAACATTTCGATGATCGAGGAGAACCGGGCAACGATAGGAGCATGTGGAGCGATCCCACCGTTTGCTTGCTACCTCATCTATATAGAAAAAAA ATGGAGCTAA